The genome window GCCCCCGTGCCGCCATAGGCCGCAGGCTCTGAAGCGTGTCAATCTTCGGGGCCTGCGGCCTCGTGTTTCGTCGGTACGGAACTTGCTCATCTTCGCCCCGACATGGCCGCCCACCCCGGGCGGCCGCCCACGAGGAGGGGACGAGGATGACACGCTCGCATGCCCGTTGGCTCGTCACGCTCGCGCCGGCCGTCGTCGCAGTCGCGTCCGCGGCGCCCGCGCTCACGAAGGAAGAGCAGCCGTGCGCGTTCTCGTGACCGAGCGCATCTCCGACGAGGGGATGGCCGTGCTCTCCGCCTCGCTCGAGGCGGACGCCGCTCCGTGCGCCTCCCGCGCCGAGCTTCTCGACCGCGTCGCCCGCTGCGACGGCCTCGTCGTGCGGAGCCACACGCTCGTGGACCGCGAGCTCCTCGACCGCGCGCCGCGCCTGCGCGTCGTGGGGCGGGCGGGCGTCGGCGTGGACAACATCGACGTCGCGTACGCCACGGAACGCGGCGTGATGGTCGTGAACGCGCCGGAGAGCAACATCGTCTCCGCCGCGGAGCACACGCTCGCCCTCATGCTCGCGCTCGCGCGCGACCTCCCGGCCTCGGACGCCGCGCTCAAGGGCGGCGAGTGGCCGAAGCCGGGCCGGCACGGGGTCGAGCTCTTCGGGAAGACGCTCGGCATCGTCGGTCTGGGGCGCGTGGGCTCGATGGTCGCGGTGCGGGCCGCGGCGTTCGGGATGAAGGTGGTCGCGTACGATCCGTACATCGCGCTCGAGCGATTCGAGGCGTTCGGCGCCGAGCGCGCCGAGACGCTCGACGAGCTGGTGCGCCGGGCCGACTACCTGAGCGTGCACACGCCGAAGACAGACGAGACCTACGGGATGGTCGGCGCGCGTGAGCTTGCGCTCGCGCGACCTGGGCTCCGCGTCGTCAACTGCGCGCGCGGCGGCATCGTGAGCGAGGACGCGCTCGTGGACGCGCTGCGCTCGGGCCGCGTCGCCGCGGCCGGCGTGGACGTGTTCGACCACGAACCGCTCACGACGCACCCGCTCTTCTCGTTCCCGCAGGTCATCGTGACGCCGCACCTCGGCGGCTCGACGGAGGAGGCGCAGGCGCGCGTCGGCGTCACGGTCGCCGAGCAGGTCGTCGAGGCGCTCGGCGGGCGGCTCCCGAAGCACGCGCTCAACATGCCGCTTCCGGACAGCGAGACCATGGCGTTCGTGCGGCCCTTCCTGCCGCTTGCCGAGGCGATGGGAAGCGCGTTCACCCAGCTCTTCGGGCTTCCGCTCGGCGGGGTCGAGGTGCGGTTCGGCGGCGAGCTCGGCCGCTACCGCACCGAGATCGCGACGTCGGCGTTCCTCAAAGGGCTTCTCGCGTCCGTCGAGGGCGACCAGGTGAACCTGGTCAACGGGCGCGCTGTCGCGAAGAGGCGCGGCATCCGCGTGACGGAGTCGCGGACCACCGAGTGCGGCGCGTACACGAGCCTGGTCACCGCGTGCGGCGGGGACGGTCGGGCGCGGACGCTCTCGGGCACGCTGCTCGGCCGCGCGGGCGCGCGGATCACCGAGGTGGACGGGTTCGAGGTGGACCTGCCGCCGAGCGGCGACGTCGTCGTGTGCTGGTTCGACGCGCGGGCCGTCTGCGAGCCGGGCGTCGTCGGGCGCGTCGGCACGTTGCTCGGTCGCGCGGGTCTCAACATCTCTCGGATGGAAGTCGGGCGCGAGGTCGTGGGCGAGCGGGCCATCATGGTCATCTCGCTCGGCGACGCGGCGGCGCCCGAGACGCTCGCCTCGCTGGAGGGCGTCGAGGAGCTCTGCGAGGTCAAACTGGCGAGGTTTCCAGGGAGGGACACATGGACGCACGGAAGATCATCCTGAGCGAGAAGGACATCCCGAGGGCCTGGTACAACGTGGCCCCCGACCTGCCGCGGCCGCTCGATCCGCCGCTTCATCCGCAGACGCGGCAGCCGCTCGGCCCCGGCGACCTCGAACCGCTCTTCCCGATGGACCTCATCATGCAGGAGGTCTCGCGGGAGCCCGAGATCGCGATCCCCGAGGAGGTGCTCGAGATCTACTCGCTGTGGCGGCCGAGCCCGCTCGTGCGCGCGCGGCGTCTCGAGGCGGAGCTCAGGACGCCGGCGCGGATCTACTACAAGAACGAGGGGGTGAGCGCCGCGGGCAGCCACAAGCCCAACACCTCCGTTCCGCAGGCCTACTACAACAAGAAGGCCGGCGTGAAGCGCCTCACGACCGAGACGGGCGCGGGGCAGTGGGGGAGCGCGCTCTCGTTCGCGTGCAACTGCTTCGGGCTGGACTGCACGGTCTACATGGTGAAGGTGAGCTACGAGCAGAAGCCGTATCGCCGGTCGCTCATGCGCATTTGGGGCGCGGACGTGTTCCCCAGCCCGAGCCCGCAGACCGACATCGGGCGGAGAATCCTCGAGGCCGACCCCGACTGCCCCGGCTCGCTCGGCATCGCGATCAGCGAGGCGGTCTTCGACGCGGCGACGCACGACGACGCGAAGTACGCGCTCGGGAGCGTGCTCAATCACGTCCTCCTGCACCAGACCGTCATCGGGCTCGAGACGAAGAAGCAGCTCGCGCTTGCCGGCGAGAAGGCGGACGTCGTCATCGGCTGCGTGGGCGGCGGCAGCAACTTCAGCGGCCTCGCGCTCCCGTTCGTGCGCGACAAGGCCGCAGGATCGAAGGTGCGGCTTGTCGCCGTCGAGCCGAAGGCGTGCCCGACGCTCACGAAGGGCGTCTTCGCGTACGACTACGGCGACACCGCGAAGATGGCGCCGCTCGTGAAGATGTACACCCTGGGTCACGCGTTCGTGCCGCCGCGCATCCACGCCGGCGGGCTGCGGTACCACGGCGACTCGCCCATCCTGAGCCTCCTCGTGAAGGAGGGGATCGTCGAGCCCGTCGCCTACTCGCAGAACGAGGTGTTCGAGGCCGCGCTCCTGTTCGCGCGGACCGAGGGCATCGTGCCCGCGCCGGAGACGTCGCACGCCCTCAAGGCCGCCGTGGACGAGGCCGTGCGGTGCCGTGAGGCGCGCGAGGCGAAGACCATCGTCGTCGGGTTCTCGGGGCACGGGCACTTCGACATGGCCGCGTACGACGCGTACCTGGCCGGCACGCTCGAGGACTACGAGATGAACCCCGAGACGCTCGCCCGCGCCCTGCGGGATTCGGGGGTGGAGGGGTAGGCCCGTTCTCGTGGTACAATCGATGCGGCGCCCGGGTGCTGTGCCTCGCGCCAGAGGAGGAGCATCATGCGCACGCGTCGTCCGTTCGTGGCGGGGTCGGCGGTCTTCGCGGCGGTCGTCGCCGCGCTCGCTCTCAGCGCGGCGTCCGCCGCGGCCGGCCCCTGGTTCTCCGATGAGCTTCTCGCGCCGAGGCTGGGGCAGCCGGCGCTGCGCACGCCCGGCGAGTCCTTCACCGCGTACGTTGCCCTCGGCGGGACCTTCGCCGTCGGCGACGTGACGGCCTCGCTCGCTGCCGACGACGGCGCGCAGCACGCCGTCACCACGGTCTCGATCACCGCGCGCTCGATCGTCCCCGGCAACGACCTCGACGTGATGCTCTACGCGACGGGGCTCTCGACCGTCCAGGAGATCGTGCTCCAACTTCCCGCCGGCACGCCCGCGGGCTTCTACGGCATCTCGATCGGCCTTTCGGGAACATCCTACGCGTCCGTGTCGGCCGTCCGTGTGTACGACGCGTACCCGGGGAGCTGGGGCTTCCTCCACGCCACCGACGCGCACGTGGGGTACGTGGGGAGCGCGTACTCGTCGCTTGCGCGGCTGCAGGCGTTCGTGAGGGAGGCCAACTTCCTGAACCCTGAGCTCGTCGTCATCACCGGCGACCTCTGCGACGACCAGAACGCGGGACACGACTGGCCGTCGCAGTTCCTCGGCGCGGTGGCGGGACTCCGCGTGCCCGTGTACGTGGTTCCCGGCAATCACGACTACTACAACAACGGGGAGAGCTACAACTCGGGCGGGCCGATGCGGTACTTCCAGGAGATCAACCGGTTCGAGAACTCGGTCGTGACGCTGGGCGGCGCGCGGTTCTACGGGGTCACGACGCAGTACGACCACGGGCTCCTTCAGCTCTACCGCTGCCACGGGCCGTCCACCGAGGGGCTCACCTGGATCCAGTCCGACCTCGCGGGCCCTGGGTCTTCGGGCCACCCGCGGTTCCTTCTCATGCACGGGCCGAACTACGACCGGTGGGTGTGGAACACGACGAACACCGCCGCCGTACGCGACCTCATGACGAGCGGCGGCTTCGCTCTCGCGCTTGCCGGCCACACGCACCGGTTCGAGACCTACAGGAACACCGGCTCCAACTCGTTCGGCCGCGACGACTACGCAAGCGGCAGCGACTGGGGCCGGGACGTGGCGTTCCCCGGCTTCCCGCTGCACGTGCAGACGTCCGCGCTCGGGAAGGCCGAGGGCGAGGACAAGGCCGGTCCCGCTGATCCGGCGGACGCCGTTGAGCCGCCCGCGTCGCGCGGTCCGTACGGAAGCCGCGTCTGCTGGCGGTGGGTGCAGGTGGACGGCACCGACGTCGCCTTCTTCACGGCCGACACCGACGGCGACGGCTACCGGAGCACCGAGACGCCGTGGGACCTCGGGAATCTCACGTTCTCGGTGCAGACGGACGGAGGCGGCGTCATCACGTCGAGCGTGACCAACCAGCACCGCGAGACCTGGCACGGCGTCCGGCACTACGTTCCGGCGGACCCGGAGGCGGACTACGACGTCGAGGGCGGAACGCTCGTGCGGCGGCTGCCCGACGGCAGCGCGGTGGTCGCGGTCGAGTCGGTCGCGCCGCTTTCGGTCTCGACGGTCGTGCTCACCCCGCGCGAGACAGGCGTCGCGGATGGCGAGTTCGCGGTCCGGCTCCGGCACGCGAGCCCGAACCCGTTCAACCCGGAGACGCACATCTCGTTCGAGCTCCCGCGGGCCTGCCGCGTGACGCTCGACGTCCGCTCCGTGGACGGGCGGCGCGTCGCCACGCTCGTGGACGGGCCGAGGGTCGCGGGCGCGCACTCGGTCGTCTGGCGCGGGCGCGACGACGCGGGCGCCGAGGTCGCAAGCGGCGTGTACTTCGTGCGTCTCTCGGCATGCGGGCGCGAGGCGCGGGGGCAGGTCACGCTCGTGAAGTGAGCTGCGGACCGCTGGATGGGGGTTCGACCGGAGGCGCTCGTGGGGCTCTTCAGCCGGAAGTCGAAGCGGACGCTCGTCATCGGACTCGACGGCGTGCCGCACGCGCTCCTCGTGCGGCTCGCGGCCGAGGGCGTGATGCCCAACACCGCGCGGCTGCTCCTGCTCGGCCACCTCTCGAAGATGAAGGTGACGCTCCCCGAGATCTCCGCGGTCTCGTGGCCCTCGTTCATGACGGGCGCGAATCCCGGCACGCACGGCATCTTCGGGTTCGTGGACCTCAAGCCCGGGTCGTACGAGCTTCGGTTCCCGGGTTTCCGCGACCTCAGGGTCCCCACGCTGTGGGACCGTCTGGGGGAACGGGGCAAGCGCTCCGTCGTCATCAACCAGCCCTCGACGTACCCGGCGCGCGAGATCCCCGGGGTGCTGGTCTCGGGGTTCGTCGCCATCTCGCTCCGGAAGGCCGTCTGGCCCCCGACGGCGCTCGCGCCGCTCGAGAAGATGGGCTACGAGATCGACATCGACACCGCGCGGGCGCGCGGCGACCACGCGTACCTCATCGGCGCGCTCGACTCGACGCTCGAGCGGCGACGGAGCGCCGTGGACCACTTCTGGAAGGAGCCGTGGGACCTCTTCGAGGTGGTCGTGACGGGCACCGACAGGCTCCACCACTACCTGTGGAACGCGCTTGACGACGCGTCGCATCCGCACCACGGCGCGTTCCTCGACTACTACCGCAAGGTGGACGCGTTCGTCGGCGAGCTCGCCGCGAGGTTCGCGAGGGACTCGGGGCGCGACGAGGAGGGCGAGGGGCTCTTCCTGCTCTCCGACCACGGGTTCACCGGCATCGTGCAGGAGGTGCGCGTCGCGCGGTGGCTCGTCGAGAACGGGTATCTCGCGTTCGAGAAGGACCCGCCCGGTTCGCTCGACGACATCGCGCCGTCGTCGAAGGCGTTCGTGCTCGACCCCGGGCGCGTCTTCGTGCATCGGAAGGGCCGCTTCCCGAAGGGGAGCGTGGACGACGCCGACGCCCGCGCCGTCGCCGCCGAGATCAAGGCCGGTCTCTCCAAGCTTCGCTGGGAGGGAAGGCCCGTCGTCGAGCGCGTGTTCGAGCGCGACGAGATCTACTCCGGGCCCGAGACGCCGAACGCGGCCGACCTCGTGGTGGTCGGGCACCACGGCTTCGACATGAAGGGGACCATCAGAGAGCCCCAGCTCTTCGGGCGGACCAACCTCACCGGCGCGCACACCTGGGACGACGCGTTCTTCTGGTCGCTCAGGGCCGCGCCGCCCGACCTCGACATCACGAAGCTCGCCGGGATCGTCGAGGGGAGCCTCGCGTAGCGGCCGGACCGTCGGCATCCGGCCGGGATCGTCGGCCGGAATACCGCTTGCGTCCCGCCCCGGCGCTCCCGTAGAATCCCCACCAGCCGCGCCGCCCGGCTTCTTCTTCGCGATTCCCGCACAGGGACGACGATGGTAAGGTCCGCCCCGATGGGGCGGGCCCGCGAGGGCCATGCCGCGGCCCGCGGGACGGCGGACGGGCCGCGCCGAGGCGTGCGACGATGCACTGGGACGACATCCTCATCGAAGAGGACGAGACGGAGGTCAAGCGGATCCCGCTCCGGGCGATGCTCGGGCGGCTCCTTCCGCTCCTGCGTCCGCACGTCCGGACGCTCGTCTGGTCCGCGCTCCTCCTTCTGGTGACGGTCGCCGCCGAGCTCGGCGGCCCGCTCATCATCCGGCGCGTGCTCGACACGGACATCCCCGCGAGCAACGCGCGCGGCGTGCTCGCCATGGGGCTCCTCTACGCGGGCCTCTACGCGGTGGGGATGGTCGCCGCGTACTTCCAGATCGTCCTCGTCTCGAAGGTCGGCCTCGCGGTCGTGATGGGCCTGCGCGAGCGCGCGTTCTCGCACCTCATGGGCCTGTCGCTCGGGTACTTCGACAAGAACCCGCCTGGCCGTCTCATGGCGCGCGTCGAGAGCGACGTCGAGCGCCTCAGGCAGCTCTTCTCCGACGTCGCGATGACGCTCGTGCGGAACGCCGTGCTTCTGGGCGGCACGCTCACCGTGATGCTCCTCGCGAACCCCGCCGTGACGGTTGCGATCCTCGTGTTCATGGCGCCGATCGTGTTCGCGACGTACTTCTTCCTGCGGTACATCCGGCGGGCGTTTCGGACCATCCGGAAGCTCTTCGCGCGGATCTCGGCGTTCCTCGTCGAGTACATCCAGGGGATCCCGATCCTCCAGATCTACGGGTACACCGAGAAGGCGAAGATGGACCTCGTGCGCCTCAACCGCGACAAGTACTCGCGCGAGACGCGCGTGTATCTCCGCGAGTACGCGTTCTGGGGCGCGTTCTCGTCGATCGAGATCGCGGCGATCATGCTCATCATCTGGATCGGCGCGCGGCACCACTTCGGCGTCGTGATGACCGTCGGCACGCTCGTGCTCTTCATCGAGTACGCGAGGCGGCTCTTCTTCCCGCTCGTGCAGTTCTCCGAGCAGCTCGACTTCATCCAGCAGGCGTTCGCGTCGGCCGACCGCGTGTTCGGCGTGCTCGACACGCCGTCGCGGACGCCCGATTTGCCGGACGCCATCGAGACGGTGCCCGCGGACTGGCGGGAGATCGCGTTCGAGGACGTCGCCTTCTCGTACGACGGGGGCGCGCAGGCGCTCAAGGGCGTGAGTTTCCGCATCCCGCGCGGGCAGAAGGTCGCGCTGGTCGGGCTGTCGGGTGGCGGGAAGACGACGGTCACGAACCTCCTGCTCAGGTTCTACGAGGCGTCGAGCGGCCGGGTGACGCTCGACGGCGTGGACATCCGGGAGTACCGGCAGCGGGCGTGGCGGCAGAAGACGGGGCTCGTGCTCCAGGACATCCACCTGTTCCCGGGGAGCCTCCGCGAGAACCTCAAGGTTCTCCGGGACGACATCTCGGACGAGGCGCTCGAGCGCGCGATGCGGGTCGCGCAGGCGGACGGGATGGTGAGGCGGCTGCCGCAAGGGTACGAGACCGAGCTCTCCGAGGGCGGCGCGAACCTCTCGATGGGCGAGCGCCAGCTCCTGTGCTTCGCGCGCGCCATCGTGAACGACCCCGACATCCTCGTGCTCGACGAGGCGACCTCGTCGGTGGACCCGGCGACCGAGCGAAGGCTGCAGGACTCGCTTGAGCACGTGCTCGCGGGGCGGACCTCGCTCATCGTGGCGCACCGCCTCGCGACCATCACGACGGTGGACCGCATCCTCGTGCTCCACGAGGGCAGGCTCGTCGAGGAGGGCACGCACGACGAGCTGTACGCGAAGGACGGGATCTACCGCGACCTCTTCGACCTGCAGTTTGCGGCGCAGGCGGGGACGACGTAGTCCCGGCCGCGCCGGCGGAACGGGAGAACACAGGAAGGAGCGTGCGATGCTCCTCCATGTGATGGTTCTCGTGGCGGCCATGCTCCCCGCGAGCGTGCTGCACGACAACGGCCCGGTGGTAAACAGCCCTGCGACCGGCTACGGGGGGGCGGACGAGTCGCGCTGCCAGGACACGTCCCTCGGGATGAACACACTCGGCTTCAACCACCAGACCACCGGCGTCTTCGTGATCGCCGACGACTTCGAGGTCCCGACGTGCGGGTGGACGGTGAGCGCCGTCCTCTTCTTCGCGTACCAGACCAACGCGCCCACGAGCCCGTCCACGATCACCGAGGTCCGCTTCGAGATCTTCGATGACGTTCCGGGATCGCCCGGAGCGGACGTCGTGTACGGGGACCTCACCACGAACCGTCTCACGTCGAGCGAGTGGCTCCAGTGCTATCGGGTGTACGAGACGACGAGCGGGAACAACGCGCGGCCCATCATGCTGAACCGGTGCGACCTGCCGACTCCCGTCACGCTCGGGCCGGGCGTCTACTGGATCGCCTGGAAGTCCGGGGGCTCGCTCGCCTCGGGCCCGTTCGCGCCGCCCATCTCGATCACGGGCGAGACGACGACCGGCAACGCCCTGCAGTTCAACGGCAGCGTCTGGGCACAGGCGGCCGACGGGGTGACACACACTCAGCAGGGCTTCCCGTTCCTCCTCGAGGGCGCCCCTTCGCCCGTCGAGCCGACGACGTGGGGATCGGTGAAGGCGATGTTCAGGTAGGAGGCGCGGCGGCGCCGGCCGCCGCGAGCGGAGCACGATGAACGCTGACGCGACAGCGGGAGGCAGGATCGACCGCGAGGCCCCGAGGCTCTCGTTCCGGGAGCACGTCCGGTGGCTGTGGCGCTACTGGCGGCCGCACCGGCACATCCTCGTCGCGCTCGCGTTCTTCACGCTCGTCTCGACGACCGTCGCGGTCGCGTATCCGCTCGTGTTCCGCTGGGTGCTCGACCGGGTGGCGGGCGTGTTCGAGGCGGGCGCGGCGGCCGACGTCGGCCGCGTCATGCTCGCGCTCCTGGTCATCCTCGTCGGCAACTTCGTCGCGCGCCTCTACCCGGCGGCGCGCGCCATGATGAACGCGCGCCTCGAGCGCGACATCCGCGACGACGTCTTCGCCGAGATCATGAACAAGGACTACCGATTCCACCACCGGTTCCTGACCGGCGACGTCGTCACGCGCCTCACGGACGACCTCAACGAGTTCCCGAAGGTCGCGTGGTTCGGCTGCTCGGGCATCTTCCGCGCGGTCGAGTCCGGCTCGCGCCTCATCTTCTGCGTGGTCGCCATGGTCGTCATGAGTCCGAAGCTCACGGCGCTCTCGGTGATCCCGCTCCCCATCATGATGTGGATCTTCTACGGGCTCCGGCACCGGATGCGCCACTACATGGAGGCGGCGCAGCAGTCGGTCTCGAAGACGAACAACCTGCTCGAGTCCGTCTTCACGGGCATCCGGATCGTCAAGGCGTTCAGCGCGGAGCGCGCGCAGTCGGGGCGGCTGTCCGACATCCTGAGGGAGCGGCTCGAGACCCTCCTGGGGCTCGTGAAGCTCCAGATCGTCATGTTCTCGCTCGACAACTTCGCGGCACGCGTGTGCCAGATGGTCGTCATCGCGTACGGCGGGTTCCTCGTCATCCGCGGCGAGCTCACCATCGGGACCATCTACGCGTTCTACGTGTATCTCGACATGCTGACCGGCCCCATGATGGACGTGCCGTTCGTGTTCATGACCGGACAGCAGGCGTTCGTGTCCATCGACCGCGTGGAGGAGGTGCGGACGTTCCCGGTCGTCGAGAAGCGGCCGGCCGGCGCGCCGCTCGAGGGCGTCGGCGAGATCGCGTTCGACGGCGTGTCGTTCTCGTACGATGGGTCGCGGAAGAACCTCGACGGCGTGTCGTTCCGGGCGAAGGCGGGCACGCGCGTGGCCGTCGTCGGCCCGGTCGCGTGCGGGAAGTCCACCGTCCTCAAGCTCCTCGCGGGCATCATGGGCCCGACCGAGGGGCGGATCCTCGTGGACGGCAGACCCCTCGGGGAGTGCGACTGGGACTCGTACCGCAGGTCGCTCGGGTACGTTCCGCAGGAGGCGCTCCTCTTCTCGCAGAGCATCGAGGACAACGTGCTCTTCGACCGCAGGCCGGATGGCGACCCGGGGGTGTGGGCGAGGCACTGCCTGTCGGTCGCGCAGATGGACGCCGACCTGGCGGCGCTCCCGGGCGGCGTCTCGACCGTCGTGGGGCAGAAGGGCGCGCTCGTCTCGGGCGGGCAGAAGCAGCGCATCGCGATCGCGAGGGCGCTCGCGGGGAAGCCGCGCGTGCTCCTGCTCGACGACTGCACGGCGGCGCTCGATGCGCACAACGAGGCGCGGTTCTGGTCGCGGCTGGACGAGGAGTTCGGGGACGTCATCTGCTTCGTGGTGTCGCACCGGCTCTCGACCATCCGCCTGGCGGACACGGTCCTCGTGCTCGACAACGGGCGGCTCGTGGACCACGGGACGCACGACGAGCTCGTGGCGCGGTCGGCGGTGTACCGCGAGTTCCTGCTCGCCGAGGAGCGGAAGGCGCATCTGGGGGTGGAAGGGGACGTCGAGACCACCTCTTGAGGCCCGCTGGCGGCGGGGTTATAGTGGAGACACGGCCCAGGTCGGGGGCGCGGTCTAGGCAGAGAGGCGATGCGCCGAGTCCGGAAACCAGCTCTCATCGCGGCCGCGGTCACCGCGGCCGTTCTGCACCCGGCCGCGGCGCACGCCTACGTAGGTCCGGGCGCCGGGTTCGCCGTCGTGGGCTCGCTCGGCGTCGTGCTCATCGCGTTCTTCCTCGCGCTGGCGTCGCTCGTCTCGTGGCCGTTCCGCGCCCTCGGGCGCGCGGCGCGCGGGCGCCGGCTCCGCGGCAAGGCGTCGGTCCGGCGCGCGATCGTGCTCGGCCTCGACGGCCTCGACCCCGTGCTCGTCACGCGCTTCATGAACGAGGGGAAGCTCCCGCACTTCAGCGCCCTCGCCGCGGAGGGTTCGTTCCTCCCGCTTGAGACCTCGTGCCCCTCGATGTCGCCGGTCGCGTGGTCCACGTTCGCGACGGGCGTGGACGCGTCGCGCCACAACATCTTCGACTTCCTCGGGCGCGACGAGCGGACCTACCTGCCGCTCCTGTCGTCCACGCGCATCACGAACCCGAGCCGGACGCTCCGCCTCGGCCGCTACCGCGTCCCGCTCGGCAAGCCCTCCATCCGCCTCATGCGGAAGAGCCGCACGTTCTGGAGCGCGCTCGACGACGCGCTCGTCCCGTGCCACGTGCTCCGCGTCCCCATCACGTTCCCGCCCGAGCGGCTGCGAAACGGCGTCATGCTCTCGGCGATGTGCGTGCCCGACCTCCGCGGGTCGCAGGGGAGCTTCACGTTCTTCACGACGGACGCCGAGAGGGCCCGGAAGCACACGGGCGGCGAGGTGCTTCTCGTCGAGCGCCACGGCGACGTCGTCGTTGGCGAGCTGCCCGGGCCGGCCAACCCGTTCACCGAGGAGCATGAGGAGCTCACGGTTCCGTTCATCGCGCGCGTCGAGGAGGGCGGCAACCGCGTGTGGCTCGACTTCGGCGGGAACGAGCTCTCGCTCGCGGTTCGGGAGTACTCCGACTGGATCACCGTGACCTTCCGCCCCGGGCTCGCCGTGAAGGTGAAGGGCATCGTGCGCCTCTACGTGACGAGCGTCGCGCCGCACTTCGAGCTCTACGTCACGCCCATCAACATCGACCCGGCAAGCCCGGCGATGCCCATCTCGGAGCCGGGCATGTTCGCGGAGTACCTGGCGAAGCTCCAGGGGCCCTACGCGACGCTCGGTCTGGCCGAGGACACCTGGGCGCTCAACGAGCGCGTCCTTTCCGAGGCGGCGTTCCTCGAGCAGACGTACCTCATCCACGACGAGCGCGAGAGGATGTTCCTGAACTCGCTAGCGAAGAACCGCGGCGGCCTCACGGTCGTCGTGTTCGACGCGACGGACCGCATCCAGCACGCGTTCTTCCGGTACCTCGACGACCGACACCCCGCCAACCGCGGGAAGGACACGACGGCGCACCGGGGCGCGATCGAGGAGCTCTATGTCCGCATGGACAAGCTCCTCGCGCGCGTCATGGAGCGCGTGGACGAGAAGACCCTCCTCATGGTCATCTCGGACCACGGGTTCAAGTCCTTCCGCCGAGGCGTGAACCTCAACCGGTGGTTCATCGAGAACGGGTACATGGCCGCGGCCGACGGCGCGGTCGGCGAGTACCTCGCCGGCGTGGACTGGTCGCGGACGCGCGCGTACCAGCTGGGGCTCTCCGGCGTCTACCTCAACCGGAAGGGCCGCGAGGCGAAGGGCGTCGTCGCGAGGGACGAGGTGAGCGCGCTGAAGCGGGAGCTCAGGGCGAAGCTCGAGGGACTCAAGGACCCCGTCACCGGCGAGACCGCCATCACGTCGGTCTACGACGTCG of Candidatus Effluviviaceae Genus I sp. contains these proteins:
- a CDS encoding alkaline phosphatase family protein, translating into MGLFSRKSKRTLVIGLDGVPHALLVRLAAEGVMPNTARLLLLGHLSKMKVTLPEISAVSWPSFMTGANPGTHGIFGFVDLKPGSYELRFPGFRDLRVPTLWDRLGERGKRSVVINQPSTYPAREIPGVLVSGFVAISLRKAVWPPTALAPLEKMGYEIDIDTARARGDHAYLIGALDSTLERRRSAVDHFWKEPWDLFEVVVTGTDRLHHYLWNALDDASHPHHGAFLDYYRKVDAFVGELAARFARDSGRDEEGEGLFLLSDHGFTGIVQEVRVARWLVENGYLAFEKDPPGSLDDIAPSSKAFVLDPGRVFVHRKGRFPKGSVDDADARAVAAEIKAGLSKLRWEGRPVVERVFERDEIYSGPETPNAADLVVVGHHGFDMKGTIREPQLFGRTNLTGAHTWDDAFFWSLRAAPPDLDITKLAGIVEGSLA
- a CDS encoding metallophosphoesterase gives rise to the protein MRTRRPFVAGSAVFAAVVAALALSAASAAAGPWFSDELLAPRLGQPALRTPGESFTAYVALGGTFAVGDVTASLAADDGAQHAVTTVSITARSIVPGNDLDVMLYATGLSTVQEIVLQLPAGTPAGFYGISIGLSGTSYASVSAVRVYDAYPGSWGFLHATDAHVGYVGSAYSSLARLQAFVREANFLNPELVVITGDLCDDQNAGHDWPSQFLGAVAGLRVPVYVVPGNHDYYNNGESYNSGGPMRYFQEINRFENSVVTLGGARFYGVTTQYDHGLLQLYRCHGPSTEGLTWIQSDLAGPGSSGHPRFLLMHGPNYDRWVWNTTNTAAVRDLMTSGGFALALAGHTHRFETYRNTGSNSFGRDDYASGSDWGRDVAFPGFPLHVQTSALGKAEGEDKAGPADPADAVEPPASRGPYGSRVCWRWVQVDGTDVAFFTADTDGDGYRSTETPWDLGNLTFSVQTDGGGVITSSVTNQHRETWHGVRHYVPADPEADYDVEGGTLVRRLPDGSAVVAVESVAPLSVSTVVLTPRETGVADGEFAVRLRHASPNPFNPETHISFELPRACRVTLDVRSVDGRRVATLVDGPRVAGAHSVVWRGRDDAGAEVASGVYFVRLSACGREARGQVTLVK
- a CDS encoding phosphoglycerate dehydrogenase, with amino-acid sequence MAVLSASLEADAAPCASRAELLDRVARCDGLVVRSHTLVDRELLDRAPRLRVVGRAGVGVDNIDVAYATERGVMVVNAPESNIVSAAEHTLALMLALARDLPASDAALKGGEWPKPGRHGVELFGKTLGIVGLGRVGSMVAVRAAAFGMKVVAYDPYIALERFEAFGAERAETLDELVRRADYLSVHTPKTDETYGMVGARELALARPGLRVVNCARGGIVSEDALVDALRSGRVAAAGVDVFDHEPLTTHPLFSFPQVIVTPHLGGSTEEAQARVGVTVAEQVVEALGGRLPKHALNMPLPDSETMAFVRPFLPLAEAMGSAFTQLFGLPLGGVEVRFGGELGRYRTEIATSAFLKGLLASVEGDQVNLVNGRAVAKRRGIRVTESRTTECGAYTSLVTACGGDGRARTLSGTLLGRAGARITEVDGFEVDLPPSGDVVVCWFDARAVCEPGVVGRVGTLLGRAGLNISRMEVGREVVGERAIMVISLGDAAAPETLASLEGVEELCEVKLARFPGRDTWTHGRSS
- a CDS encoding ABC transporter ATP-binding protein, whose protein sequence is MHWDDILIEEDETEVKRIPLRAMLGRLLPLLRPHVRTLVWSALLLLVTVAAELGGPLIIRRVLDTDIPASNARGVLAMGLLYAGLYAVGMVAAYFQIVLVSKVGLAVVMGLRERAFSHLMGLSLGYFDKNPPGRLMARVESDVERLRQLFSDVAMTLVRNAVLLGGTLTVMLLANPAVTVAILVFMAPIVFATYFFLRYIRRAFRTIRKLFARISAFLVEYIQGIPILQIYGYTEKAKMDLVRLNRDKYSRETRVYLREYAFWGAFSSIEIAAIMLIIWIGARHHFGVVMTVGTLVLFIEYARRLFFPLVQFSEQLDFIQQAFASADRVFGVLDTPSRTPDLPDAIETVPADWREIAFEDVAFSYDGGAQALKGVSFRIPRGQKVALVGLSGGGKTTVTNLLLRFYEASSGRVTLDGVDIREYRQRAWRQKTGLVLQDIHLFPGSLRENLKVLRDDISDEALERAMRVAQADGMVRRLPQGYETELSEGGANLSMGERQLLCFARAIVNDPDILVLDEATSSVDPATERRLQDSLEHVLAGRTSLIVAHRLATITTVDRILVLHEGRLVEEGTHDELYAKDGIYRDLFDLQFAAQAGTT
- a CDS encoding TrpB-like pyridoxal phosphate-dependent enzyme, whose product is MDARKIILSEKDIPRAWYNVAPDLPRPLDPPLHPQTRQPLGPGDLEPLFPMDLIMQEVSREPEIAIPEEVLEIYSLWRPSPLVRARRLEAELRTPARIYYKNEGVSAAGSHKPNTSVPQAYYNKKAGVKRLTTETGAGQWGSALSFACNCFGLDCTVYMVKVSYEQKPYRRSLMRIWGADVFPSPSPQTDIGRRILEADPDCPGSLGIAISEAVFDAATHDDAKYALGSVLNHVLLHQTVIGLETKKQLALAGEKADVVIGCVGGGSNFSGLALPFVRDKAAGSKVRLVAVEPKACPTLTKGVFAYDYGDTAKMAPLVKMYTLGHAFVPPRIHAGGLRYHGDSPILSLLVKEGIVEPVAYSQNEVFEAALLFARTEGIVPAPETSHALKAAVDEAVRCREAREAKTIVVGFSGHGHFDMAAYDAYLAGTLEDYEMNPETLARALRDSGVEG